A segment of the Myotis daubentonii chromosome 6, mMyoDau2.1, whole genome shotgun sequence genome:
TTTCTGGTTGTTTGTGATGGAGGGGGTAGCTATCCTGCTCATCATTAGCATCGATAGGTTCCTCATTATAGTCCAGAGGCAGGACAAGCTAAACCCCTACAGGGCTAAGGTTCTGATCGCAGTTTCTTGGGCAGCTTCCTTTTGCATAGCTTTCCCTTTGGCTGTCGGCAACCCTGACCTGCAGGTACCTTCCCGAGCCCCCCAGTGCGTGTTTGGGTACACAACCAACCCAGGTTACCAGGCTTATGTGATTttgatttctcttctttctttcttcatacCCTTCCTGGTGATACTGTATTCGTTTATGGGCATACTCAACACGCTCCGGCACAATGCCTTGAGGATCCATAGCTACCCTGAGGGTATACGCCTCAGCCAGGCCAGCAAACTGGGTCTCATGGGTCTGCAGAGACCCTTCCAGATGAGCGTCGACATGGGCTTTAAAACACGTGCCTTCACCACCATCTTGATCCTCTTCGCTGTCTTCATCGTCTGCTGGGCCCCGTTCACCACTTACAGCCTGGTGGCCACGTTCAGCAAGCGCTTCTACTATCAGCACAACTTCTTTGAGATTAGCACCTGGCTCCTTTGGCTCTGCTACCTCAAGTCTGCATTGAACCCCCTGATTTACTACTGGAGGATTAAGAAGTTCCACGAGGCCTGCCTGGACATGATGCCCAAGTCCTTCAAGTTTTTGCCGCAGCTCCCTCGTCACACAAGGCGACGGATACGCCCCAGTGCTGTCTACGTGTGTGGGGAACACCGGACGGTGGTGTGACTATGGGAACTGCCTGAAATTTGGGGTGATGGTTGTTCTTTACTGGACTCTGAGTTTTCTTTCACATGGCTTTTCCACTTACAGTTTCCTGGTTTTTATAGGtttgtgtgcgcgtgcgtgtgtgtgcgtgtgcgtgtgtgtgtgtgcgtgtgtgtgtggtgtgtgcagtaTAAAGAAAGAATGGTGACTAGTGCTAATTCTGTTAACAAGGATACGCAAGAGGGCAGTGGTCACAGATGTTACCTCCAGGATTCGACAGAAGTCCTCTATTTAGGGTGGGAAGATGGTTTCTGTATCTGGGGTTGATTTTGTTTTGGAAGCAGGAATCAGGATTGTGCTTTATTGAGCCTGCAGTCACACTGAATTGTCGGTGTTTGGTATGCTGCTCAGGTGTGCTtagttgagtttattctttttcttctggaaAACACTGCTGCTTTTTGCCATTGTATTGGAGCCAAAAACCACATACATCTCAGtagataaatatttacttttattttaagaaataaccCAAGGAGGTTAGTGACATTTCAAAGGTCATTAATATTTACTTTGGTGCACTTTAGGAAATAATGTACAAACTAATTCAGTCATGTTTTTCAGAATTGTTTTTATACATGACATGTTATGCTTTAGGAGACATTGCATTATCATTTCTAgaaagatagtttttaaaaatgttttatctgCATGTACAGTTTTAAAGGAGAGAACATAGAAATGTAGATATTTTTCTAAGCACAATAGCAATTCTTTAGAGCAATAGGGCAAAGTCAAGAGGACAGAACATCCTTGCAACTTTAAATGGGATGCAGTGAGGGGTGGCTGGTGTGGGCTGTGGTGTCACCTTTCACTCAAGGATTCTCACTGAGTCCAGCAGGGAGAAGGACCTACCACTATTttgcacctaccatgtgccaggcactgtgtatCCTTTTATCCTCACAGCATCCTGTGGGGtaggtattatttcttcctttttttacagatgaagaaagcaaGTCTCAGAGACTAGAATCCTGCTCAAGGTTAGTCCCAGAACATCTGCGGGAGTCCCAAGGCTGTGCTATTTCTCTGTGCCACACAGGCATACATTCAGGTTCAGATGTTTCATAGTCAAGAGGGGCTTTGCATATCCTTCTATTTTTTAAGActataaaaccttttttttaaaaaaaaaaaaaataacttcatctTTTAAATTACCAAAAGAAATGTGAAACTAATGCAGAAAGTCTGGGAAATATGAACATGAAATGAAATCACACGACTACCCTTTCACAGTGGAACTTTAAAATCGTAGATAAGTAAGATGATCAGGAAATAAGATGACACTCTGGCTTACCAAACGAAGGACTGACGGTTACGGAGAAGTTCAGTACAGCTGTGTGTAGGTCTTGGCTTTGTGGGTTCGGAGGCTGCTGGCGGTTCAGCTGTCTCTCAAGGTTCTAGGGAGGGTAGGGCAGCACTGTTACCCGGGCTTGCCCCCAGCAGAGCTGGGGTTGGTGAATATGCTCCGAAGTGAGTCTCCTACATAGAAGCAAAGATAAGCCCTGGCCCAAGTGTCGAGCAAGTTGTAATAGGGCTGGTCTGGggtttcacattatttttctcttgctgatgaTCTGACCCCCTTGGTGCATCCAGACCCTTTGGTCCCCTTCTTCCTGGAACCACCGATGCACTTGATGAAATAGCTGACAGGGTTGGGGCTGCCGACGAAGGCTGTAGGGGCTGAAAGTGCAGCCCCGTTGCTACACCATGGGCTTTATAAATAGGTAAGTACACCATGAACAATTTTTGATTAATAGCATCTTTTTGGAATTTTAGTGTTTTGTGAACCTCTGCTTTTTTCAGTTGTACAACTAGAGAGTTGGATTAGATGAATCTAAGGTCTGGCCCAACTAGAATGTGCTTCCCTCCATATGAGAGCGGAGATGTTTGAAGAGCCCAGTTGATGTTGGCTTCACTCTTTGGTCTCCAGTATTACTTCTTTACGTTTTATTTCATTAGCTGTTTCTTAACATTGACCATCTGAAGAGCACGTGGCGCGGTATCAGGAGCTAGGACTTCCGAAGTTTGATGACATCACAAAAGATCTGGGAACCCTGCTCATGCAATTGTAACAGTGTTGGAACTCATTTTCCAGTTGAAGAACTTTTTTCAGGCTCGAGCATATTATTTAACATTGTTGGTTTGGGATCATCTGATGATGACAGTCACCTACCTCTTTGGTTTCTACTCCTGTTATTCACAGGTAAAACTGTTGCGTCCATAGGGATCTTATAGAATATAAACACTATAGTAGATACTAGTAGCATATTGAAGTGTATCATGCCTCCCATTTTCAACTGGATTTCAAGCAGATATTAATAAGTATATTTGAAATTAGACTTTCTCTAAGGAAAGTAGGCATGCTCTGTATTCATCTTACAATATATATTGGCAGTAGGTCTTGAGACTCCTTTTTGTTTGCAGTTGAGACTGGGTTTTGGCTTTCTTTGTCCTTTTTATGAGCAATCCTTAGGTACTTTTGTGCTGCTTGGTAGGCAGGGCATCATCTGGGGAGAGCTCTGGATTGCCTGCTGAGATGCTCGGTGTCtgtggaagaagaaagaagaaagaagaaaggggccTTGGTGAGAATTGAGCAACACCGATCAGCAGTTCTCTTTACACTGGATAATCTTGATCAGATGACAGTTTACAAATCATTTTGAACGTTTTTATTGTGTATACAAtttgaaagctttaaaaaaaaaaaaagtactgtgGAGTACCTTTGAAAAATTTAGGTGCAGACTCCTATGTTGCCTATTCCCCTGTATTTTCTTGAGGGGAAAATAAATACCACTACTAATTATCACCACTGACTAACATAATcagaaatgttttttgttttcattttccttctggcTAATAAGTAAGAAGCATGAAAGACATAGTGAAATATGTGTGGTCAAAAGCAACCCCCTGTAGTTTGGAGTAGTGATACTCAAGCTTTAATATGAATGTGTGTCTGAGTATTCCCAGGGGGGCATTCACAGACAGATGCCCAGGGCCCCAGAGTGTCTGCATTGGGCCCAGGGATGCACGCTTTTATTTTGCTGAGTACCTTGCCCGATTCTGATGCAGGTGGTCCAAGGGGCATACTTCAGTAATCATTTCTGTCAAGAATATACCCATTTCAATATTGTCTGTGTTATTCAAAAATGCTTGTTTTGTGTTGGAAGCCATTATCTTCTAGTGCATGGGTAATCCGCATCCAGAGGAAAATCTACTCATTGTTGTGCCTAATTTGCTGCCATGTGTGTTAGTGCTGGATCTCAGCAGTAGTAGAGTTACCTTCTTTCAGCTGGCACAACTCTGATAAACCATCTCATTTCACAGGAGAGCAGAGAGAGtgacttaatatttgaaagtcatgACTTTCTGGAGCCTAATTCCTCTAATATCTTCTCCCAGAGAGGTGTCTATTGTATGGAACTTCCTGAAGAGGATGAGGGGAATGTAAAGTCATCTAATCCCCACTGCTCTTCGTATGCCAGTCTCATTTAACGGAAGcatgaagaagagaaaataaccTTTTCAAATCCATGTATTTTGGTTGCTAACAaagatatttacttttttcttgagttttgcttttgtttacatgaaaatatttatgtatatatcgCAGAAACATTTTCACTTGCTTGACATATTATTCTGCCATGATTTTTAGTTTAAAGGATTGcttaattcaaatttattttctcaatgaCAGCCCTTCTAAACTGCCTTCATTGAAAACTGAGTTTTTATAATAATATCATAACACATGTTTGTTATTACAGGTAAatgtaatactatatatatatatatatatatatatatatatatatatatatatatattggtacTAGgactttgtaattaaaaataatttattttaaaatagtacctGACCTGTATGGGGAAAAAACGCTTTGAATTTTGGActgttaatattcagaaatcaacaAGTATGGTTATTTGTGCATATTCTTATTAGAACCAGGAAAAGTGCTCCCAATGAGCaagttaataaatgtttaacattTCTAAAAGTGGAGTTTTTTAAGGACCAGTTCATTCTATCTTAGAAGACTTGTCATGAATAATACTTTCTGTTAAATTAAAATCTGAGTTTAGTTTCAAATCTTGTTTTCTTTGGgttcttattttcagatttgacCTCAAAACTGGTAAATGCATAACTGTACTCTAACTTTAGAAGTTCTTGGGATAGTTAAGGATGACATGAAACTTGGCAAGAGAGCATTAGTACTAAGAAACAGTTTTAAGAAATTCTGTCTGGAAGAGTTGTGAAAATTTTACTGCTGAGTCATGTAAAATTAGATTGTCACTTGGCAAATCAATGACAACATTTGCTCCTATTTTGACAAAATGATTTCAACTTCCATTTCTATGtttccatttctaaaatttaaGGTATATCTAAAATCCACTTTTAAATCCATAGGAAATGACATGTGTATATAAGAGTTCTAATTTTTCCCAGTTAGACATgaggttttattttaattgtttttaactcTTATGCAATAGCTAAGTATATTTAAGTTACAAAAGAAGGTTGATTTACAAAAGAAGGTTATCGTTGAATCTacatttgacattttcttttgaaatgaaaaGGTAAGGAAGATATAGCAAAATAGAGGGACATGTTAAACTCAAAGCATTTTCACATCTATCATGAAAATAATGAACCCCACTCAACTCATTCATAATGCAAAGAACCTTTAGGAGCAATTTATACCTTAAGTATTAAGGTGCAGTAAGATTCAatgccaaaagaaaaaataaatatttcttagctATATCAGTCAGCGTTTAACCAGAGAAGCAGAACTAGTAGAAGATATTTATTACAAGAATAGGCTTATGTAATTGTGGGGTTGGCTAGGCAAACCTGAAATCGGAAGGGCAGGCCACcaggaagggaggctgggaattGCAGGTGGGATTTCTTCTTCCTCAAGCCTCAGTTCTGCTTTGAAGGACTTTCACCTGGCTGAGCCAGGCCCACCAGGTTATCTAGGATGGTCTTTCTTGATGTGGACTGAGATGGACTCTAACCATATCTACGAAATGCCTTCACAGCAGCACCTAGGTTAGTGTTTGATGGAATAACGGGTATGTAGCCTACACAGATCGACACATCAAAAGATCATCTACAGCGGTGATATGCAAATTTATGATAAAATTCTGTGGTGCTGTGACCAGTCACATAAATCTCAGTGTTGAGGTTAAAAAGATGACCAAGACAAAGTTGTTCCAGAGGATTGGATACACATTCTGACCACATAATGTTCAGATTCATGGAATCACAGGCATAATATTGATCTTTGATTTTCACTGTATCTGTTTTGAAACTCTTAAAAGGGAGTACTAATTGATAAGATGATTTTGTAAACCAACTTCCTTTCTAGGTGAGCTTTTATTATTTGTGATACTTGTCAAGGCTGATGCCTTTTAAGGAATTTGAAAGTATAACATTAATCTCAGCATAAAAGTATGCAaatcataataataatgatggGTGCTAATTTTTGGCCACTTACTATAGTCAAAATACTACTTTGTTTTAATTCAgagtattttctcctttttccaaCTGCTGAAATTATGTTCCCAAGAGATTAAGCAACTTGTCAGGCATAGCGTGGATTCAAACCTAGGCCTAATGCCAAAGTTCATATTTTTTAGGCTTCCTTGCTTCTATTATTCTCTGGTATGAGTCCCTAGTGAGAAGAGCTTACTAAGCACCATACTGGGTGATTTTTACCTTCCACACATTGCATATTAAAAAGCGTAACAGCAACACCTGTTCACAAAGTTGTGGATATTAACGCAAAACCTAGGTGGGTTGGTTCTTGGTTAGAAGTCATTAACTATATTTGGCTCAGTCAGGAGGCTGTCAAGCTAACTGGGCCCCTGAGAGCCTTGGATACCATCTCTAATGTCATAGAACGTTCATGGCTCTTGCTGACTGTGGCTGAAATTTTAGGGCCATGTCAACACCCAGACACTTACCTTAACTTGCATAAATCTCAGGACCCCTTTTGAAAGGCTGTCACCTTGGTGCACAGTTGGGTTTTAATTATGTACTAATTTATTTGAAGTACTGGGGTTTAGCTATAGTAGCCAAGACTACTTGGGAGAAGAGGTGGAGGTGATGAAGTCAGAAGCCATAGGGTCCTGGGCCAGCTTCGACACTCCTTGCTGTGTCACCAGAACTCTCAGTGTGACATAAAATGGCAGTATTTTTAAGATATCAACTCATGATTGGTACAGGAATTATAATTTCTTAATCCATGAATCACTTTactaaacaaaaccaaaactgtACCCCAAAACTGTTACTGtagtttattatatatttttgaaaataatgaaaaatattttttcatggtGTACTTTTATCTTATTGACAACTGTGGCAGTACCTGTTAGAAGTTTTCAAATACATTATACCCTAATAAGCAGATGAAGAAATAGTTTTGGAGCAATTAAATGATTTGCCCAAATTCTCCCAGCAATTGGGaggtagagctgggattcagacACAGCTTGATGGCTCCCAGCTCTAGGTCTCTCTTCACTTCACTTTGAGTCCGTGAGACTTTACTGTCAGAGAGAGAAGGGCTGGATAGTGAGGTTGCAACATTTGGAAAAACCAGTAATCAAGTCATCAGAGACCAGATAAATGATCCTGGAAAGTGTCTTAATCTAagaggtacattgttattagaaAATAATATCATAGAGTGTTTATACTTTtaaggaaataatatatatattttttagtttgtcACCCAAGGTCAACCACGGAAACAGCCGAGCTCACAGACAAAGGAACATGGCAGATCAACGTGAGGAGGCCAGGAATTGCTGCTCCCCAGGGTGTGGCCGGCAGGTGGGACTTACACTCTGAGGGGACCCTAGCAGGGTGTGCACCCCCACTTGCTTCGGTGAGTATTGCTGCCACTTTTGCCCTTCTGGGCTTAACGCTGGAAGAGCTTTTCCCTTGTGGATGCTGGGGACTCCTTGGGAACTGTCAGAGCCAGGGCATTTCTGCTCCCACCTCCTCTACCAGGACTCATCAGTGAGCGAAGTATCTGCAAATGGCACGTTTCTCTCTGACAGGAAGAAAGATGGAGTACTCTTGTACGCCTTCCCCAAAGGTCTttatagtccagtgatggcaaacctctgacacgcgtgtcagaggtgacatgcgaactcatttttttggttgacttttctttgttaaatggtctTGATGTctggaccccctcctccctggagtTCACAGGTTTCTGCCCCCTCGATACTTTGCTTCCTGATGGCGGGACACTGCGCTTGTTATTGTTTCCCCAGCATCTGGCACCGTGGCTCACAGAATGTAGTGGTTCCCAAAAGTCTGGAAATGGACCTTTCGATGATAGGATCTctgtttctttaatcctcacccgaggaaatgtttccattggtttttagagagagggaaagagagagggaaagacagtgagaaatatcaatgtgagaggatcacatctattggttgcttcctgcacgatccctgaccaggacccaggccggggAAGAACCTGCAATGGagctacgtgcccttgaccgggatggaacctgggacccttcggtccacaggccgacactctatccactgagccaaactggctagggctcgaTGATAGAATCTTGGTGGTAAAAATCCTAATGGACTCATCTAAACAAGTGAGTTCTAAGTTGGCAAGACCTGAGACCAGCACCCAGGTCTTTAGTCCCCAAGTCCAGTGGCCTGCCCACAGTACAAACCTGCATCCTTGATGTAGGGGAGAAGGTAATCTGGGGGTTTTCTGACACTGCATGTAGGCCAATTTGGGGGACAGTGTGGAGAGCGGATAGTGCTGCTACATCTTTATTTGCCAAACCTGGCACGTCTAAGAGTAGGGCACTATGTATAATGTTTTGACCCAATGATGTGCAAGTCACGTGATGGAGGAGGCCCTCTGTTCCTTTTATTTGTAAGGTTGATCTATGAATACATCTGTGGTCTTCACTAAATATGCTTGGATTCAGGCTTCAGAGGATAAAGGAAGGAGATGACTCAAGGTGCAGCCGAGAGCACAGGTACAGATGGTCAGATAACAGCAAATAAAAGGTGTGTTTTTGTAACCGTTGTGTGGAATCTCAGTTTGTTGATGAATGAGAACGGCGATATGCATGAAGCATATTCAATAAACACCTCTATCAGGGAGATTTGAGATGGGAAAAGTTTTCTGTCACTGGAATTAGATATCCATATGTTGAATGCCATTTGAACACGTGCAACAGCAATTCAGAGTTTAAATCACTCTCACCATGGTGTTGGCAGGACtgggaacacatttttttttcagctgtGCTTCCTGATGGGGCCTATAAATAGCTTGGGGGAAGTATATAATTATCTCAAAGTAGAAGCTAAAGATAAAAAGCTGCTTGagattttaaaagcacatttaataattattattatgtaacatttattaagcatgcTCGCTGTGCTCATTGTCTTTGCCAGGaagaaacttgaaataaaaagccAATCCAAGATGTCACATATATAAATAGACCAAAAGGTATATTAACATGGTGCCAGAACAAAGGGTTGattcaataaaaagagaaaactttgGAGAACAAAAAAGGCAGCCAAATCAGTGTAGTATTGTATAGAAGTGAATCAAACTTATATTTagtaaaaaatctttaaaatactggcagtttaaaataaagatggaTAATCACATATAAACACATAATATTATAGTGTATGCATGGGGTACCGTGTTTTTGGCAGCTAGCTCAGACTTTTACATATTAACGGCTTTTACTTCGTTCAGTGAATGAATAGTAAGTTTTAAATACTAAATAAAGATTCATTGTTGGCTGAAGCAAGGTGCTATGAATGATGATTTCAATCATCATTTCCTGGCTAAGACTGTTATTACCTATAGAAGGTTAACAACCAGTAATCGTATTAATGGCAGTCATCATTTATTTGATGCTTGCTAGGTGATGCAACTGTTatacttatataaatatataatctcTAATTCTTACAGTAACTCTAGGAGGTGGATATTCTATTTTACAAATCCTCCAAGGCTCCAAGTGGTTAATTGAATTTTAAGAGGCCACAGGACTCACAAAGTGGAGATAAAAGAATTCAAACCTCTATCTGAGTGGACACTGAAACTCGGGCTTTTTTTCAAATTGTAGTATCATCTGTCCAACCTCTTACCTATACTTTCTTGTTTCCTTCACCTTATTTTGTTCTCCATTCCTGAAGGATTTTCCTTTAGAATCTGATTGTCCCACTCAGCCTAGCTTGGACTTCGTGATTCACCCGGTTGCCTCCGGTCCTGCCCTCAGCGTGTCCTCAGCTCTTCTATGTCTCCTCGCCTGGGGCTTCGGTGACCCATGTGCATTATTCATCACGTCTTCATCCTGGTATAATACTAGGCTCAGCATTGCTAGACGCTTCTCAGCACTGGTAATTTGCATAGATGCTATCCCCGGAGATAAAACATGAGTACCCTCATTGTGGCTTGGAAATGAAGCACAGGAAATGAACCAAGGATCCTTAGTAAACACTATTGGCCCTTGTATCCTGAGAGAACTTCCAGATATAGGGCAGAAATCCTGGAGGCCAGGCAGGTAGGTACACAGCTCCTGAGGCCAGGACCAACAGAAGACTTGAGATCTAAACAGTCTAAATGACGGCAGTTTCTTTGTGTTGAGGTTCTTCCGAGGAAGATGTTCAGACATGGTGACCATTAGAACGGCAGGCAAGATTTTGGTAGTAAAGGGGGACTCAGGTTGATAAAGTTCCTATTCAGACCTTAAACCAAAAGCCATATACCTTTCCCCCCAGGAATGCTAGCTTGGCCAAGAGATCATGAAATACCTAATGCTTATGACTCTTGTCATGAAGTCCTGAATTCTTAGAAGCAGGACCTTGTGGGAATTTGCCCCCTTTTGCAGCCTGAGTGCTCATCTGGGTGGTTTCGGTTTAATCTGAGGAGGGGCTGATAAACAGTAGTATTATGAAATCACAGGGCTAGAGGTAACATTAGAGCAAAAACAGCAGTCCTTTCCTCTTCTGGATAAGGGCCAGTTTCCCACAGTAACTAACACAGCAACCACCAGTGTATGAGAAAAGTCAAATCTAGGCACGGATATGGTGAGAACATGGGAGTGAAGTGTGAGCCCTGTCAGTGTCTGACAGGCGCAGCGTAAGGttaagcaaaagaaaagcaggaaatgAACAAACCCTGAGGAGTGAGAGTTGCAGGAATGAGGCCAGTGGGCAGAGGCTCTGGAAGCTAATGAGATGCACAGCAGGCTATCGAGGAGGCAGGCTCACATCAAGGTTGGCACTGTTCTTTCCCACATCCCTCTATTGACAGCGGAGGAAAATGGATCTTTGCTGCACCTTGTGCTGTGATTATCTTCATGCTCTGCCACCCAACTTGCTCCCCGGCCTTCTGGCTCCATTCTCATTACGTACTCTCTTGTGAGCagctttctcccttccttttgacTTTTGGGATGCGTTTCTAGCAGttagttttttttccttcatgCACTACAAGTAGAACTCCCTAGCCACGCTTCTTCAGGCAACCCTGGGTGATCATCTCCTCTGGTCCAACCATAACTCTGGGTAGTATTACCCTGACCCCTCAAATGTGACATGAACATCAATCTGTGTATTCATTAAAGTAGTGCTAGCTTTTGTGACAACAAACCCCTCAAATGAGTGGCTCAACACAGGAGTCATTAATTTCTCTTACATATAACAATGCAattctgatagatgtttctagtTGGCTCCCAAGTAATTGTTCGGGAATCCAGGATGATGGAAGTTCTAGCTTCAATATGTGGATTCCAGCCAATATTCAGCCAGCAGACTGGATTGAAGAGGTACCATGGCTGGACATCTCAGGCCTGGAAGTGGCATTCATCACTTTTCCCTCATATACTGCTGGATAGAATTTCCTACCATGGAGATCAGAAATGTGGTCTAATTGGGTGTCTCAGATGAAGGAATGAGTTTAGTGGAAACAGTGTTTTCTGCTACAACAGACCTGACAGTGACACCTTTGTTTCTGActagtgcctcagtttcctttgccACTGATGAACTCTGTACCCAGGCTGTGAAATTTATGAGGAAGCAGAATGAGTAACAATCTTGATATCCTGGCAGAGAAGAGAGACAAATAGATTAACAATCCCACACTTCGAACCAGTCAAACTCCTCCTGGAGCACCTGGAGAATTTCTGGGAGTGTTTCAGGCCATGTCAGGTCATCCAGCCTGGCAACAAGTGCCTCCACCACCATTTGTCACCTCTACTGGGTGTCAGTCAGTGTGTTGCTGTGTCTTGGAGTTCTGGTTGCTAGCACAGGTTTTATTCAGGAACAATGAGAACCAGTGTCTGACACCAGGAAGGCTTTCTGGGCACTTAGATAATTTATTTGTCTAGACCACAGAATGAGTTGTCTGCCCATAGAAGGTCAGCTGGCAAGCTAACTGTATCATTTCAGTAGCCAAGGAGGAGATGAGCTATGTGAGCGGAGGAAGCATGTTACTGACATATGAAGTGCAGTCAGTGGGTACATTTGTAGGTATATCCCAGGAAGCCTGGTACTTGTGCAAATATACCCCTCCGACCAGTCAGATTCCTCCTGGAGCACCATGCAGGATTGGcactatagcagcggttctcagcctgtgggtcgtgacccctttgggggttgaatgaccttttcacaggggtcacctaagactattggaaaactcatatataattacatattgtttttgtgattaatcactatgctttaattatgttcaatttgtaacaatgaaattgagggtcaccacaacatgaggaactgtattaacactagaaagactgaaatttagtatatagctatattgccccaaagcagtcaaaatgcattgtgaaagaataatatcggagcactcttcacttatgttccttagcttttccaataactcacttctattcgacatttctttcatgaatttagggcgcaaaagaaataaaataaacaacttattagaacaaatatcactgcataaagattcgaataacaagtactagtttagcttattgagcaactgcaacttatcaagtatcgacaatttatcatgtacttgtatgttatcatgtgacagtaatcaaaaaaaaaaatgaaaactgttatttcaatacagagccgaactggtcatataagaaatttactcaattcaataataagagtcataatccccccccccaagcagtcaaaatgactgcttttgggcaatataggtataacacatatatatataccagaaatgaaggagggggaggtaactacaattattaataaacgcatttatatgttgtacaaaaagtcacaaaattctaagacattgtgtccttatatacataattgtttttctaattgaaattaaaaagcagtcaaaatgacttccttgggcaatctagtgttaaagggttgcggcattaggaaggttgagaaccagtgcacTATAGAGTCTAATCCCTTATGAGTGTGCTGTTGGGATAATGCCCAGAAGAGGGTGCTATTGAGCCTACTCCCTTTCTGGGTTGCTATTCTCAGAATGCCCAAAAGATGGTGCTATTGAGTCTAATCATTACTAGGGCGCTGTTCCATGAATGTCCACAAGACAGTGCTATTGAACATAATCCTTACTAGGGTTCTGTTCTCAGAATGTCCACTAGAGGATGCTATTCAAACTAATCCCTTTCCACCAGAGGGCAAGATTGAGACTAATCCCCTAATAGGGTGCTGTTCTCAGAATGTGCCCATTTACCAATGATGGGAAGTGTGCTACC
Coding sequences within it:
- the GPR63 gene encoding probable G-protein coupled receptor 63, with amino-acid sequence MVFSAGLTASHTGATNTTFVVYENTYVNITAPPPVQHPLLRYSFDTLAPTGMSSLTVNGTAVPPTPAAYQSLNLPLQIILSAIMIFILFVSFLGNLVVCLMVYQKAAMRSAINILLASLAFADMLLAVLNMPFALVTILTTRWIFGKFFCRVSAMFFWLFVMEGVAILLIISIDRFLIIVQRQDKLNPYRAKVLIAVSWAASFCIAFPLAVGNPDLQVPSRAPQCVFGYTTNPGYQAYVILISLLSFFIPFLVILYSFMGILNTLRHNALRIHSYPEGIRLSQASKLGLMGLQRPFQMSVDMGFKTRAFTTILILFAVFIVCWAPFTTYSLVATFSKRFYYQHNFFEISTWLLWLCYLKSALNPLIYYWRIKKFHEACLDMMPKSFKFLPQLPRHTRRRIRPSAVYVCGEHRTVV